The Actinomycetota bacterium genome has a segment encoding these proteins:
- the dprA gene encoding DNA-processing protein DprA has translation MSVDGRADVRVARRRDAEFLDCLREIEPVPETLWVLGRDLRALGPCVAIVGARSPTPYGLEVARGLASDLASAGVCVVSGMARGIDAAAHEGALAARGATVAVLGSGVDVPYPAMNRPLYERIARNGTIVSEFAPGTRARKFHFPRRNRIIAALASAVVVVQAARRSGALGTAGLALDAGREVLAVPGDVRSELSVGPHALLRDGAKLCACAGDVLDGLHLELIRPAGQDPKRSCPQEAAVVRALAAGPARADQIAARAELDHPAAMRAIARLEIAGIVARGPGGVYRRREIGGA, from the coding sequence ATGAGCGTGGACGGGCGTGCCGACGTTCGGGTCGCGCGACGGCGGGATGCGGAGTTTCTCGACTGTCTGCGCGAGATCGAACCGGTACCGGAAACCCTGTGGGTGCTCGGCAGGGATCTGCGCGCTCTCGGCCCGTGTGTAGCCATTGTAGGCGCGCGCAGCCCTACGCCGTATGGGCTTGAGGTGGCGCGCGGTCTGGCCTCCGACTTGGCGTCGGCCGGCGTTTGTGTCGTAAGTGGAATGGCTCGCGGGATCGACGCTGCCGCTCATGAGGGTGCGCTTGCGGCCCGTGGAGCGACGGTGGCCGTTTTGGGAAGCGGCGTCGACGTTCCCTATCCGGCAATGAACCGCCCGCTGTACGAGCGCATTGCGCGGAACGGCACGATCGTCTCCGAGTTCGCTCCGGGAACCAGGGCGCGCAAGTTCCACTTCCCCAGGCGCAACCGCATCATCGCGGCACTGGCCTCGGCGGTCGTCGTAGTTCAGGCCGCCCGGCGTAGCGGCGCGCTTGGAACCGCGGGGCTCGCTCTGGATGCCGGAAGAGAGGTACTTGCCGTGCCCGGGGATGTGCGTTCGGAGTTGTCGGTCGGGCCGCATGCCTTGTTGCGCGACGGGGCGAAATTGTGCGCGTGCGCCGGAGACGTGCTGGACGGCCTGCACCTGGAGTTGATCCGACCGGCGGGCCAGGATCCGAAACGGTCGTGCCCGCAGGAGGCCGCCGTTGTGCGCGCGCTCGCGGCCGGACCGGCGCGCGCCGACCAGATCGCGGCGCGCGCGGAACTCGATCACCCCGCGGCGATGAGAGCGATTGCGCGGTTGGAGATCGCCGGGATCGTTGCACGCGGCCCGGGAGGCGTATACCGACGCCGAGAGATCGGCGGTGCTTGA
- a CDS encoding tyrosine recombinase, with translation MATPEQRRTIASQSAELLDAFLAHMDAGLGRSPNTVAAYRRDLSQFFEFCARLGVSSLDASTTDIRRFLAQRGTLGDARSTVARKASAVRSFYRFLVLRSKDREDNPALLVASPKRPRRLPRVVKASQVSALLELPPGDDPYGCRDRAILELLYGSGMRVGELVGLNVDSVDFGRRQVCVLGKGRKERMVPLGEPAADAVHVYLDEARGQLVREQSPNDALFYNRRGKRMGQRDVRAMVTKYVSEAIPGGKVSPHTFRHAFATHLLDGGADLRSVQELLGHVDLKTTQIYTHVSRERLRKVYDDAHPRA, from the coding sequence ATGGCGACTCCCGAGCAACGCCGCACCATCGCATCGCAGAGCGCCGAGCTTCTCGACGCGTTTCTGGCGCATATGGACGCAGGTCTCGGGCGGTCGCCGAACACCGTCGCGGCCTACCGGCGAGACCTGAGTCAGTTCTTCGAGTTTTGCGCCCGGCTGGGCGTTTCCTCCTTGGATGCCTCGACCACAGATATCCGACGTTTCCTTGCTCAGCGCGGCACGCTGGGGGATGCACGAAGCACGGTCGCCCGCAAGGCGTCTGCGGTGCGGTCGTTCTACCGGTTTCTTGTTCTGCGCTCAAAGGACCGAGAGGACAACCCCGCGCTGCTCGTCGCGTCCCCAAAGCGGCCGCGACGGCTTCCGCGTGTTGTGAAGGCTTCGCAGGTGAGTGCGCTGCTCGAGCTGCCGCCCGGCGACGACCCGTACGGATGCCGGGACCGTGCCATCCTCGAGCTGTTGTATGGTTCGGGCATGCGGGTAGGTGAACTCGTCGGACTCAACGTGGACAGCGTCGACTTCGGGCGCCGACAGGTTTGCGTTCTCGGCAAAGGGCGCAAAGAGCGGATGGTCCCGCTCGGCGAACCAGCCGCGGACGCTGTGCACGTGTACCTCGACGAGGCGCGTGGGCAGCTCGTGCGGGAACAATCGCCGAATGACGCTTTGTTCTACAACCGGCGCGGCAAAAGGATGGGACAGCGAGACGTCCGGGCGATGGTGACTAAGTACGTGTCGGAAGCCATTCCCGGAGGCAAGGTGTCGCCGCACACATTTCGCCATGCGTTCGCGACGCACTTGCTCGATGGTGGCGCGGATCTGCGCAGTGTCCAAGAGTTGCTCGGTCACGTCGACCTCAAGACGACCCAGATTTATACTCATGTTTCCAGAGAGCGGTTGAGAAAGGTCTATGACGACGCCCACCCCCGAGCCTGA
- the whiG gene encoding RNA polymerase sigma factor WhiG, producing MTTPTPEPDPAKRAHGGASQQKRQSDAASRGSAAAITAVAELWSEFKTTGSRESRDRLILNYAPLVKYVAGRVSVGLPQNIEQADLVSYGIFGLIDAIEKFDPSRDIKFETYAISRIRGAIIDELRAIDWIPRSVRSKAREVDRATTKLENKLHRPPTDGELSEELGIGLDELQGMLNQINLVSVVALEELMSPGGDKGEKMSLVDTLEDAEAPDPVALFESAETRQILAKSVNVLPERERLVITLYYYEGLTLAEIGAVLGVTESRVCQMHTKAVMDLRNKMKAATQ from the coding sequence ATGACGACGCCCACCCCCGAGCCTGACCCGGCAAAGCGCGCCCACGGCGGGGCCTCCCAGCAAAAGCGGCAATCCGACGCTGCGTCCAGGGGGTCGGCTGCGGCCATAACCGCCGTGGCTGAGTTGTGGAGCGAATTCAAGACGACCGGGAGCCGGGAGTCTCGCGATCGTCTTATCCTGAACTACGCCCCGCTGGTGAAGTACGTGGCCGGACGTGTTTCGGTTGGGCTCCCGCAGAACATCGAGCAAGCGGACCTTGTCTCCTACGGGATCTTCGGGTTGATCGATGCCATCGAGAAGTTTGATCCTTCCCGCGACATCAAATTCGAGACTTACGCCATTAGTCGTATTCGCGGTGCGATCATCGACGAGTTGCGAGCGATCGACTGGATTCCGCGTTCGGTGCGGTCCAAGGCCCGCGAGGTCGATCGCGCCACGACGAAACTCGAGAACAAGTTGCACCGACCGCCGACCGACGGCGAGTTGAGCGAGGAACTCGGAATCGGTCTCGACGAGCTGCAGGGCATGCTGAATCAGATCAACCTGGTGTCGGTTGTTGCTCTGGAGGAGTTGATGTCTCCGGGGGGAGACAAGGGCGAGAAGATGTCGCTCGTCGACACGCTCGAAGACGCTGAGGCTCCGGATCCCGTGGCGCTGTTCGAAAGCGCCGAGACGCGGCAGATTCTCGCGAAGTCGGTCAATGTCTTGCCGGAGCGTGAACGGCTGGTCATCACGCTTTATTACTACGAGGGTTTGACGCTGGCGGAGATCGGCGCGGTCCTGGGCGTCACTGAGTCGCGCGTGTGCCAGATGCATACGAAGGCCGTCATGGATCTGCGCAACAAGATGAAGGCGGCCACGCAGTAA
- a CDS encoding M23 family metallopeptidase: MRAKAVIAALIPALIAAAPARAVVVDFVRPVVGPVARHFEPPPTPYAAGHRGIDLEVPAGTTVVAAAAGTVAFAGQVGGTYAVSIDHADGLRTTYSYLSAVLVRAGDPVAQGAPVAVSGVGHGGEAPPVLHFGLRRGSEYLDPEPILVESMRRNRWRVIRLAPPA; the protein is encoded by the coding sequence ATGCGGGCCAAGGCAGTCATTGCGGCACTAATCCCGGCGCTGATCGCCGCCGCTCCCGCGCGCGCAGTCGTGGTCGACTTCGTCCGCCCGGTGGTGGGTCCGGTCGCGCGCCACTTCGAGCCTCCGCCGACTCCGTACGCGGCCGGGCACCGCGGGATCGATCTGGAGGTCCCGGCCGGCACTACCGTGGTCGCCGCCGCGGCCGGGACGGTGGCGTTCGCCGGGCAGGTCGGCGGTACCTACGCGGTCTCGATCGACCACGCCGATGGCTTACGCACTACCTACTCGTACCTGTCCGCGGTGCTGGTGCGCGCGGGGGATCCGGTGGCGCAAGGGGCTCCCGTGGCGGTTTCGGGAGTCGGACACGGGGGCGAGGCGCCGCCGGTGCTGCACTTCGGCCTGCGGCGCGGTAGCGAGTACCTGGATCCGGAGCCGATCCTCGTGGAGTCCATGCGGCGAAACCGCTGGCGGGTGATCCGGCTCGCGCCGCCTGCCTGA
- the rpsB gene encoding 30S ribosomal protein S2 produces MAPVVSMKQLLEAGVHFGHQTRRWNPKMKRFIFGERNGIYIIDLEKTVAGIERAFAFLRNTAASGGTVLFVGTKKQAQEPVEQEAKRVGMPYVNNRWLGGMLTNFSTMSKRLARLRELEAMEATGTFDLLPKKEVLKLRKEKETLEKNLGGIRDMTKLPAAIWVVDTKKEHIAVREARKVGIPVVAILDTNCDPDEVDYGIPGNDDAIRAGALLTRIVADAIAAGSGGRRTAPKEGEPAEATSGEAEPLAEWEVKLLAEEEEERRRRETEEEERKSMR; encoded by the coding sequence ATGGCTCCGGTCGTCAGCATGAAGCAACTCCTGGAGGCTGGAGTGCACTTCGGCCACCAGACGCGTCGTTGGAACCCCAAGATGAAGCGATTCATCTTCGGCGAGCGCAACGGCATTTACATCATCGACCTTGAGAAGACGGTCGCCGGCATCGAGCGCGCGTTTGCGTTCTTGCGCAACACTGCCGCGTCGGGCGGAACGGTTCTGTTCGTCGGGACCAAGAAGCAGGCGCAGGAACCGGTTGAGCAGGAAGCTAAGCGCGTCGGCATGCCGTACGTGAACAACCGCTGGCTTGGCGGCATGCTCACGAACTTCTCCACGATGTCCAAGCGGCTGGCGAGACTTCGCGAACTGGAGGCCATGGAGGCCACCGGTACGTTCGACCTGCTGCCGAAGAAGGAAGTGCTGAAGCTTCGCAAGGAGAAGGAGACCCTCGAGAAGAACCTCGGCGGAATCCGTGACATGACGAAGCTGCCGGCGGCGATCTGGGTTGTCGACACCAAGAAGGAACACATCGCGGTGCGCGAGGCGCGCAAGGTCGGGATTCCGGTTGTGGCGATCCTGGACACGAACTGCGATCCCGACGAAGTGGACTACGGGATTCCGGGCAACGACGACGCCATCCGCGCCGGTGCGCTCCTGACCCGTATCGTCGCCGACGCGATCGCGGCGGGGTCCGGAGGTCGTCGGACTGCTCCGAAAGAAGGAGAGCCCGCCGAGGCGACGTCGGGGGAGGCCGAGCCTCTCGCGGAGTGGGAAGTCAAGCTCCTCGCCGAAGAGGAAGAGGAGCGCCGTCGTCGCGAGACCGAGGAGGAAGAGCGCAAGAGCATGCGCTAG
- the tsf gene encoding translation elongation factor Ts, with product MQIKSEDVKKLRDATGAGMMDCKKALTEAEGDFEKARDLLRERGVASAKKMSERVADEGIVEAYLHTPDPGVPAKVGVLIELNCATDFVAKTDGFRQVAREIALHVAAARPSVVSREDLPVEAVERERDFVAKQAEQEGKPAAVIEKIVEGRMKSFYAEHCLLDQPYVRDDSKTIAQLLDEAAAQMKEPVRVRRFARFRVGAD from the coding sequence GTGCAGATCAAGTCTGAGGACGTCAAGAAGCTCCGCGACGCTACCGGCGCGGGGATGATGGATTGCAAGAAGGCGCTCACTGAGGCAGAAGGCGACTTCGAGAAGGCGAGAGACCTGCTTCGGGAACGCGGCGTCGCAAGCGCGAAGAAGATGTCCGAACGCGTCGCCGACGAAGGGATTGTCGAGGCGTACTTGCATACGCCCGACCCGGGCGTTCCGGCAAAGGTCGGCGTGTTGATTGAGCTGAATTGCGCGACCGACTTCGTGGCGAAGACCGACGGGTTCAGGCAGGTGGCCCGCGAAATCGCCTTGCACGTTGCCGCCGCGCGCCCGTCGGTGGTCTCGCGCGAGGATCTCCCGGTCGAAGCCGTGGAGCGTGAGCGCGATTTCGTGGCCAAGCAGGCCGAACAAGAAGGCAAGCCGGCTGCGGTGATCGAGAAGATCGTCGAGGGTCGAATGAAGTCCTTCTACGCCGAGCACTGTTTGCTCGATCAGCCGTACGTGCGCGACGATTCCAAGACGATCGCTCAGTTGCTCGACGAGGCGGCGGCGCAGATGAAGGAGCCGGTGCGTGTCCGGCGCTTCGCGCGCTTCCGCGTAGGAGCGGACTAA
- the pyrH gene encoding UMP kinase: MESGQRYRRVLLKLSGEMLADPARGYNIDGDVVHGLAAELKSARDLGVQIAVVVGGGNIFRGTSPQAQGMDRARADYMGMLGTMVNCLALADALEKADVPTRVQSAITMTQVAEPYMPRRAVRHLEKGRIVIFGAGMGVPYFSTDTTAAQRALETGCEAIFKATKVDGVYDSDPKKNAEARRYDELTYIQVLNDGLGVMDSTAISLCMDNRLPIMVFDMQVHGNIRRALSGEPIGTLVHE; encoded by the coding sequence GTGGAATCGGGGCAGCGGTACCGGAGGGTCTTGCTCAAACTGTCGGGCGAGATGCTCGCCGACCCTGCGCGCGGCTACAACATCGACGGCGACGTCGTTCATGGGCTTGCGGCCGAGTTGAAGTCCGCCCGTGATCTGGGGGTGCAGATCGCCGTCGTGGTCGGCGGCGGCAACATCTTCCGAGGCACGTCGCCGCAGGCCCAGGGGATGGACCGGGCGCGCGCCGACTACATGGGGATGCTCGGCACCATGGTGAACTGCTTGGCCCTCGCGGATGCCCTGGAGAAGGCCGATGTGCCAACGCGTGTGCAGTCGGCGATCACTATGACGCAGGTCGCCGAGCCGTACATGCCACGCCGCGCGGTCCGCCACCTAGAGAAGGGCAGGATCGTGATCTTCGGCGCCGGGATGGGGGTGCCGTACTTCTCGACCGATACGACTGCCGCGCAGCGCGCTCTGGAGACCGGGTGTGAGGCGATCTTCAAGGCGACGAAGGTCGACGGGGTGTACGACTCTGATCCGAAGAAGAACGCCGAAGCGCGTCGCTATGACGAACTCACCTACATCCAGGTTCTGAACGACGGGCTGGGCGTGATGGACTCGACGGCGATCTCGCTGTGTATGGACAACAGGCTCCCGATCATGGTGTTCGACATGCAGGTGCACGGCAACATTCGCCGCGCGCTCTCGGGGGAGCCCATCGGTACGCTGGTGCATGAGTGA
- the frr gene encoding ribosome recycling factor — MIEQALKSADEKMHKAIDVARDEFVGVRTGRASPALVQRISVDYYGTSTPLQQLAGISVPDPRSLLISPYDPSAISAIEKAILASDLGITPSNDGRAIRLGFPSLTEERRKELIRLVRDRAEHGRVAIRNVRRHAKEEIERDNKSGDVSDDDMHRAEKELQKLTDKFVAEIDEMLGRKEAELLEV; from the coding sequence ATGATCGAACAGGCGCTGAAGTCCGCTGATGAAAAGATGCACAAGGCCATCGATGTCGCTCGCGATGAGTTCGTCGGTGTTCGCACCGGCCGCGCCTCACCGGCCCTGGTTCAGCGGATCTCGGTCGACTACTACGGGACGTCTACGCCCTTGCAGCAGCTCGCCGGGATCTCTGTCCCGGACCCTCGCAGCTTGCTCATTTCTCCGTACGACCCGTCCGCCATCTCCGCCATCGAGAAGGCGATCTTGGCGAGCGATCTTGGGATCACCCCTTCGAACGACGGGCGTGCGATTCGCCTCGGGTTTCCCTCGCTCACTGAAGAGCGACGCAAGGAGCTGATCCGCCTAGTGCGCGATCGCGCCGAGCACGGCCGTGTGGCCATTCGGAACGTGCGTCGGCACGCGAAGGAGGAGATCGAGCGGGACAACAAGTCCGGCGACGTTTCCGACGACGACATGCATCGCGCCGAGAAGGAGCTTCAGAAGCTGACCGACAAGTTCGTCGCCGAGATCGACGAGATGCTTGGGCGCAAAGAAGCCGAGCTGCTGGAGGTCTAG
- a CDS encoding phosphatidate cytidylyltransferase, whose amino-acid sequence MGAKKPSCWRSRISAAPDPSSPEPDDAGGPAAAPQGGGRNLTLAILTGLGLVGLILLTLFTSKVAFFLLVVAAVLMAQWELYRALGSRGLRAAELFGVAAGFLVLLGALVGGPGAVAFALTMCVIAVMLWYLADPERSQATPGMAVTLFGLVYVPFSGAHVILMRNLEHGPALTIAYIGLVALYDIGAFTSGSLFGRRPMAPSISPKKTWEGLAGATLFVALIAAVAGPHIGPFRLGTALAMAAVAAVGAPLGDLAESLMKRDLEIKDMGSILPGHGGFLDRIDALLFVAPPAYWLARMIVA is encoded by the coding sequence TTGGGCGCAAAGAAGCCGAGCTGCTGGAGGTCTAGGATCTCCGCGGCGCCGGATCCGAGCAGTCCCGAACCCGACGACGCAGGCGGCCCCGCCGCCGCGCCGCAGGGCGGCGGGCGAAACCTGACCCTGGCCATCCTCACGGGCCTGGGACTCGTGGGTCTGATCCTCCTCACTCTGTTCACTTCCAAGGTCGCTTTCTTCCTCCTTGTTGTTGCCGCCGTGCTGATGGCGCAGTGGGAGCTGTACCGGGCTCTTGGGTCGCGCGGGTTGCGCGCGGCTGAGCTGTTCGGAGTCGCCGCCGGGTTCCTTGTGCTTCTGGGCGCGCTCGTCGGGGGTCCGGGTGCGGTCGCGTTTGCACTCACGATGTGCGTGATTGCGGTGATGTTGTGGTACCTGGCCGATCCCGAACGGTCGCAAGCGACGCCTGGGATGGCAGTGACGCTGTTCGGCCTTGTCTACGTTCCGTTCTCGGGCGCGCACGTTATTCTGATGCGAAACCTGGAGCACGGGCCCGCTCTAACGATTGCCTACATTGGGCTGGTGGCGCTGTACGACATCGGAGCATTCACGTCCGGCAGCCTGTTCGGCCGTCGTCCAATGGCGCCGTCGATCAGCCCCAAGAAGACGTGGGAAGGGCTTGCGGGAGCCACGCTTTTCGTTGCGCTGATTGCCGCCGTCGCCGGACCGCACATCGGACCCTTCCGACTGGGAACCGCACTGGCCATGGCCGCCGTCGCCGCCGTCGGAGCGCCGCTTGGCGACTTGGCCGAGTCGCTGATGAAGCGGGATCTCGAGATCAAGGACATGGGCAGCATCCTCCCCGGTCACGGAGGGTTCCTGGATCGGATCGATGCGCTGCTGTTCGTCGCACCGCCTGCCTACTGGCTGGCGCGGATGATCGTCGCGTAG
- the dxr gene encoding 1-deoxy-D-xylulose-5-phosphate reductoisomerase, with protein sequence MKHISILGSTGSIGRQTLDVVRKYPDRFRVRALVAGTNRELLAEQVDEFAPEIAVLACGTPGNGFTTGRDAVIRAATLPEAEVVVNALVGSCGLLPTLAALDAGKTVALANKETLIAGGDLVMRKVREHPERLLPVDSEHSALFQCLAGHRLADVRRVIITASGGPFRGRSAEDLEQVTIEEALRHPTWSMGRKITIDSATLMNKGLEAIEAHHLFGIGIDAVDTVVHPRSIVHGIVEFSDGSCLLQASSADMRLPIQVALSWPERLPGGAEPLDWQRIGSLEFEPIDHEAFPSVGLAFAAARRGGTYPCVLNAANEEAVNGFLRGRIRFHQIPAVVEDALAAHEGIPEITLESVLEAEEWARAHARRRMEAIG encoded by the coding sequence ATGAAGCACATCTCAATTCTGGGCTCAACGGGCAGCATCGGGCGGCAAACCCTTGATGTTGTGCGAAAGTACCCTGATCGATTTCGCGTGCGTGCCCTTGTCGCCGGCACCAACCGCGAACTTCTCGCTGAACAGGTAGATGAGTTTGCGCCCGAAATTGCAGTCCTCGCGTGCGGCACGCCTGGAAACGGTTTCACAACCGGTCGGGACGCGGTGATCCGTGCGGCCACCCTCCCGGAGGCGGAAGTCGTGGTCAACGCGCTTGTAGGCTCGTGTGGGCTTCTTCCGACACTGGCTGCGCTAGACGCAGGAAAAACGGTCGCGCTTGCCAACAAGGAGACTTTGATTGCCGGAGGGGATCTCGTGATGCGCAAGGTGCGCGAGCATCCCGAGCGTCTGCTTCCGGTCGACAGTGAGCACTCGGCGCTGTTTCAGTGTCTGGCCGGGCACCGACTAGCCGACGTGCGCCGGGTGATCATCACGGCTTCGGGTGGTCCGTTCCGGGGGCGATCGGCCGAAGACCTGGAACAAGTGACCATCGAGGAAGCGTTGCGTCATCCAACGTGGAGTATGGGACGCAAGATCACGATCGACTCCGCAACGCTGATGAACAAGGGCTTGGAAGCGATCGAAGCTCACCATCTGTTCGGCATCGGTATTGATGCCGTGGATACCGTGGTGCATCCAAGGTCGATCGTGCACGGCATCGTCGAGTTCTCCGACGGGAGCTGCTTGCTGCAGGCGTCGAGTGCAGACATGCGGCTGCCGATTCAGGTCGCGCTGTCGTGGCCGGAGCGATTGCCCGGCGGTGCCGAGCCGCTGGACTGGCAGCGCATCGGATCGCTGGAGTTCGAGCCGATCGATCACGAAGCATTCCCCAGCGTCGGACTGGCGTTTGCGGCCGCGCGCCGCGGGGGGACGTACCCGTGTGTGCTCAACGCCGCCAACGAGGAGGCAGTGAACGGTTTCTTGCGTGGCCGGATCCGCTTCCACCAGATTCCCGCGGTGGTGGAGGACGCGCTGGCCGCGCACGAAGGGATCCCCGAGATCACGCTTGAGAGCGTCCTTGAGGCAGAGGAGTGGGCGCGCGCACACGCGCGGCGCCGGATGGAGGCGATTGGGTGA
- a CDS encoding M50 family metallopeptidase produces MSAVGVIIFIGAILASIGLHEFGHFIAAKRFRIKVEQFFIGFGPRVWSVRRGETEYGIKALPLGGYVRIAGMNPFEEIAPEDRDRVFKARKPWQRAIVLGAGSFTHFVLAAAIITVILSMIGVPDFDRPTTTVESVTATVNGDRSPAAQAGIVRGDTIVSVAGARVRSWQHAVDLIKARPGEITEIVFLHEGQTRRAEVRIADHKPDGTKVGFLGVGPRFDVLKRSVFGAAGESFVQIGRGAWASLLAIKDLFSPHSLGRLFKVVTGTEQRLPTDPATVVGIGQQAGGLARTGDFAGLFYLIAGFNVFIGVANLLPLPPLDGGHLAVLAYEKIRGRDVDMRRLLPVTAAVISIFGSLFLLLLYLDIVKPLPGIPG; encoded by the coding sequence GTGAGCGCAGTCGGAGTGATCATTTTCATCGGTGCGATCCTGGCATCGATAGGGTTGCACGAGTTCGGACATTTCATTGCCGCGAAGAGGTTCCGGATCAAAGTCGAGCAGTTCTTCATCGGATTCGGACCGCGCGTGTGGTCGGTGCGCCGCGGGGAGACCGAGTACGGGATCAAGGCGCTGCCGCTCGGCGGATACGTTCGCATCGCCGGCATGAACCCGTTTGAGGAGATCGCCCCGGAGGATCGGGACCGCGTTTTCAAGGCGCGCAAGCCCTGGCAGCGCGCGATCGTGCTTGGTGCGGGTTCGTTCACCCATTTCGTGCTCGCCGCAGCCATCATCACTGTGATCTTGTCGATGATCGGCGTTCCCGATTTCGATCGGCCGACGACGACGGTGGAGTCGGTTACGGCCACCGTCAATGGGGATCGATCCCCGGCGGCGCAGGCCGGCATCGTCCGCGGAGACACGATTGTGTCGGTCGCCGGCGCGCGCGTGCGGTCGTGGCAGCATGCCGTCGACCTGATCAAGGCCCGACCCGGCGAGATCACCGAGATCGTGTTCCTCCACGAAGGGCAGACGCGGCGTGCCGAGGTTCGCATCGCGGATCACAAGCCGGACGGCACCAAGGTGGGGTTCCTCGGAGTCGGCCCGCGGTTCGACGTTCTCAAGCGGTCCGTCTTCGGGGCAGCGGGGGAGTCGTTCGTCCAGATCGGCCGCGGTGCCTGGGCAAGTCTGCTGGCCATCAAGGACCTCTTCTCGCCGCATTCGCTGGGGCGGCTGTTCAAGGTGGTCACCGGTACCGAACAGCGGCTTCCCACCGACCCGGCCACGGTCGTGGGTATCGGTCAGCAGGCCGGAGGTCTGGCGCGCACCGGTGATTTCGCCGGTCTCTTCTATCTGATTGCCGGGTTCAACGTCTTCATCGGGGTGGCCAATCTGCTGCCGTTGCCGCCGTTGGACGGCGGGCATCTCGCAGTGCTTGCGTACGAGAAGATCCGCGGGCGCGACGTGGACATGCGACGCCTGCTTCCTGTGACGGCGGCGGTCATCAGTATTTTCGGCAGCCTGTTTCTGCTGTTGCTCTACCTGGACATCGTCAAGCCGCTGCCGGGGATCCCGGGATGA
- the ispG gene encoding flavodoxin-dependent (E)-4-hydroxy-3-methylbut-2-enyl-diphosphate synthase produces MTDIVRRTTRQIQVGDVAIGSGAPVSVQSMCTTKTADTDATLQQIAALAAAGCDIVRVAVPDADDVAALPAIARASTIPVIADIHFQWKYAIAALEAGCHGIRINPGNIRKHDKVALIGREAAARGVPIRIGVNAGSIEPVILERHGGPTPGAMVESALAEAGLLEDVGFCDIKISVKHNDPLVTIQAYRALASACDYPLHLGVTEAGTPTKGVVKSAVGIGTLLAEGIGDTIRVSLTADPVEEVKTGIAILETLHLRDRGFDLVSCPSCGRAEVDVFALATAVEQRLAGIDVPIRVAVMGCIVNGPGEAREADVGVAAGKGKGQIFVGGEVVRTVPEEAIVDEVAVEVERLAEGLRAAGARGVPTVARIARQSSPGSRL; encoded by the coding sequence ATGACGGACATCGTCCGACGAACGACCCGACAGATCCAGGTCGGTGACGTTGCGATCGGAAGCGGTGCGCCGGTCAGCGTGCAGTCGATGTGCACGACGAAGACGGCCGACACGGATGCGACGTTGCAGCAGATCGCAGCGCTCGCGGCGGCGGGTTGCGACATCGTCCGGGTTGCGGTGCCGGACGCCGACGACGTTGCGGCGCTGCCGGCCATAGCGCGCGCCTCGACGATTCCGGTGATCGCCGATATCCATTTCCAGTGGAAGTACGCGATAGCGGCACTTGAGGCCGGGTGTCACGGGATTCGCATCAACCCCGGGAACATTCGCAAGCACGACAAGGTGGCGCTGATCGGTCGCGAGGCGGCGGCGCGCGGAGTCCCTATCCGTATCGGCGTCAACGCCGGTTCAATCGAGCCGGTGATCCTGGAGCGCCACGGAGGTCCGACGCCCGGCGCCATGGTCGAAAGCGCGCTTGCCGAAGCCGGGTTGCTCGAGGATGTCGGCTTCTGCGACATCAAGATCAGCGTGAAGCACAACGACCCCCTGGTGACCATCCAGGCCTATCGAGCGCTCGCGTCGGCGTGCGACTACCCGCTGCACCTCGGCGTCACGGAGGCGGGAACACCGACGAAGGGCGTTGTGAAGTCGGCGGTCGGTATCGGAACGCTGCTGGCCGAGGGGATCGGCGACACGATCCGGGTGTCGCTGACCGCAGACCCGGTTGAAGAAGTAAAGACCGGCATTGCCATCCTCGAGACGTTGCACTTGCGCGACCGCGGGTTTGACCTGGTTTCATGCCCGAGTTGTGGGCGAGCCGAGGTGGACGTCTTCGCACTTGCGACGGCGGTCGAGCAAAGGCTTGCGGGGATCGACGTACCGATACGCGTGGCGGTGATGGGATGCATCGTCAACGGTCCCGGTGAGGCTCGCGAGGCCGATGTCGGTGTCGCCGCCGGCAAGGGCAAGGGACAGATCTTCGTCGGCGGAGAAGTGGTTCGCACGGTCCCGGAGGAGGCGATCGTCGACGAGGTCGCAGTCGAGGTCGAGCGGCTGGCCGAGGGACTCCGCGCCGCGGGCGCGCGCGGAGTGCCGACGGTCGCCCGCATCGCCCGGCAATCCTCTCCTGGATCTCGTCTTTAG